In the Pseudoliparis swirei isolate HS2019 ecotype Mariana Trench chromosome 19, NWPU_hadal_v1, whole genome shotgun sequence genome, one interval contains:
- the fam114a2 gene encoding protein FAM114A2 isoform X1, which produces MKACPESEEVEMSDREATEAPEAAPEVQEASPVETPAAGSSPSVPDNSTDVAPTRRARRRPDVKPAARAEEEPRVEEQPAKPPTPSESTVAQAGWGYWGSWGKSILSTATATVATVGHGLTQVIEKAETSLGIPSPTELSAQVEEEQEADSSETDTVEVDGSVGGAMGMLSSLSSAVQSTGKTMLTGGLDALEFIGKKTMDVIAEGDPGFKRTKGLMVRNATLSQVLREAKEREQQQTVEREFSTGEQPAAHYGMLFDEFQGLSHLEALELLSRESESKVKSVLTTLSGEDQVQLREELNLIRDSFSLVEFDDEEVDEKKDADGSGFQVEVLQLLDGLGVDATAAKLSQACRSSCSQISDMSREEEEEEQEEEEEEEEAAAKKRPSVEEVHSAAIRTLAVLTARSIELFHKLAEMSRFSGGGPEPGVLLQLTVVLCKELSLLSKRFTSCLSAAGSKEKGDVLNPLITGVFLEASNSASYIQEAHIQRRATQ; this is translated from the exons ATGAAGGCATGTCCTGAGTCCGAAGAGGTCGAGATGTCCGACCGCGAAGCGACAGAGGCTCCGGAGGCGGCGCCGGAGGTTCAGGAGGCCTCTCCTGTAGAGACGCCCGCCGCCGGCTCCTCGCCGTCAGTCCCCGACAACTCGACTGACGTGGCCCCGACGAGGAGAGCCAGGAGGAGACCAGACGTGAAGCCTGCTGCCCGAGCTGAGGAGGAGCCCAGAGTCGAGGAGCAGCCGGCGAAGCCCCCG aCGCCCAGTGAGTCCACGGTGGCTCAGGCTGGGTGGGGGTACTGGGGCAGCTGGGGCAAATCCATCCTGTCCACTGCAACCGCGACTGTGGCCACTGTGG GTCACGGCCTGACGCAGGTGATCGAGAAGGCCGAGACGTCTCTGGGCATCCCGAGTCCCACAGAGCTGTCAGcgcaggtagaggaggagcaggagg CTGACTCCAGTGAGACGGACACAGTGGAGGTGGATGGCTCGGTGGGAGGAGCCATGGGGATGCTGTCGTCGCTCAGCAGCGCCGTCCAGAGCACG GGGAAGACGATGCTGACGGGCGGGCTGGATGCTCTGGAGTTCATCGGGAAGAAGACGATGGACGTGATCGCAGAGGGAGACCCCGGCTTCAAGAGGACCAAAGGCCTGATGGTCCGGAACGCCACGCTGTCACAG GTGTTGAGGGAGGCGAAGgagcgagagcagcagcagacggTGGAGAGAGAGTTCTCCACCGGCGAGCAGCCGGCagctcattatgggatgttgtTCGATGAGTTCCAGGGTCTGTCGCACCTGGAGGCGCTGGAGCTGCTGTCCAGGGAGAGCGAGTCCAAG gtgaaGTCGGTGCTGACCACGCTGTCCGGGGAGGATCAGGTCCAGCTCAGAGAGGAACTGAACCTGATCCGGGACTCGTTCTCTCTGGTGGAGTTTGATGACGAGGAAGTGGACGAGAAGAAAG atgcAGATGGCTCTGGGTTCCAGGTGGAGGTGCTGCAGCTCCTTGACGGACTCGGTGTCGACGCCACGGCTGCAAAACTCAGCCAG gcctgcaggagcagctgcagcCAGATCTCTGACAtgagccgagaggaggaggaggaggagcaggaggaggaggaggaggaggaggaggcggcggcaaAGAAAAGACCTTCTGTGGAG gaggtcCACTCTGCTGCCATCAGGACTCTGGCGGTTCTGACGGCTCGCTCCATCGAGCTCTTCCACAAACTGGCTGAGATGAGCCGGTTCTCTGGAGGCGGCCCGGAGCCCGGGGTTCTGCTACA GTTGACGGTGGTTCTGTGTAAAGAACTCTCACTGCTTTCCAAGAGGttcacctcctgtctctcagCAGCCGGG TcgaaggagaaaggagacgtCCTCAACCCGCTGATCACCGGAGTCTTCCTCGAG GCGTCCAACAGCGCGTCGTACATCCAGGAGGCCCACATCCAGAGGAGAGCCACGCAgtga
- the fam114a2 gene encoding protein FAM114A2 isoform X2: MKACPESEEVEMSDREATEAPEAAPEVQEASPVETPAAGSSPSVPDNSTDVAPTRRARRRPDVKPAARAEEEPRVEEQPAKPPTPSESTVAQAGWGYWGSWGKSILSTATATVATVGHGLTQVIEKAETSLGIPSPTELSAQVEEEQEADSSETDTVEVDGSVGGAMGMLSSLSSAVQSTGKTMLTGGLDALEFIGKKTMDVIAEGDPGFKRTKGLMVRNATLSQVLREAKEREQQQTVEREFSTGEQPAAHYGMLFDEFQGLSHLEALELLSRESESKVKSVLTTLSGEDQVQLREELNLIRDSFSLVEFDDEEVDEKKDADGSGFQVEVLQLLDGLGVDATAAKLSQACRSSCSQISDMSREEEEEEQEEEEEEEEAAAKKRPSVEEVHSAAIRTLAVLTARSIELFHKLAEMSRFSGGGPEPGVLLQ, translated from the exons ATGAAGGCATGTCCTGAGTCCGAAGAGGTCGAGATGTCCGACCGCGAAGCGACAGAGGCTCCGGAGGCGGCGCCGGAGGTTCAGGAGGCCTCTCCTGTAGAGACGCCCGCCGCCGGCTCCTCGCCGTCAGTCCCCGACAACTCGACTGACGTGGCCCCGACGAGGAGAGCCAGGAGGAGACCAGACGTGAAGCCTGCTGCCCGAGCTGAGGAGGAGCCCAGAGTCGAGGAGCAGCCGGCGAAGCCCCCG aCGCCCAGTGAGTCCACGGTGGCTCAGGCTGGGTGGGGGTACTGGGGCAGCTGGGGCAAATCCATCCTGTCCACTGCAACCGCGACTGTGGCCACTGTGG GTCACGGCCTGACGCAGGTGATCGAGAAGGCCGAGACGTCTCTGGGCATCCCGAGTCCCACAGAGCTGTCAGcgcaggtagaggaggagcaggagg CTGACTCCAGTGAGACGGACACAGTGGAGGTGGATGGCTCGGTGGGAGGAGCCATGGGGATGCTGTCGTCGCTCAGCAGCGCCGTCCAGAGCACG GGGAAGACGATGCTGACGGGCGGGCTGGATGCTCTGGAGTTCATCGGGAAGAAGACGATGGACGTGATCGCAGAGGGAGACCCCGGCTTCAAGAGGACCAAAGGCCTGATGGTCCGGAACGCCACGCTGTCACAG GTGTTGAGGGAGGCGAAGgagcgagagcagcagcagacggTGGAGAGAGAGTTCTCCACCGGCGAGCAGCCGGCagctcattatgggatgttgtTCGATGAGTTCCAGGGTCTGTCGCACCTGGAGGCGCTGGAGCTGCTGTCCAGGGAGAGCGAGTCCAAG gtgaaGTCGGTGCTGACCACGCTGTCCGGGGAGGATCAGGTCCAGCTCAGAGAGGAACTGAACCTGATCCGGGACTCGTTCTCTCTGGTGGAGTTTGATGACGAGGAAGTGGACGAGAAGAAAG atgcAGATGGCTCTGGGTTCCAGGTGGAGGTGCTGCAGCTCCTTGACGGACTCGGTGTCGACGCCACGGCTGCAAAACTCAGCCAG gcctgcaggagcagctgcagcCAGATCTCTGACAtgagccgagaggaggaggaggaggagcaggaggaggaggaggaggaggaggaggcggcggcaaAGAAAAGACCTTCTGTGGAG gaggtcCACTCTGCTGCCATCAGGACTCTGGCGGTTCTGACGGCTCGCTCCATCGAGCTCTTCCACAAACTGGCTGAGATGAGCCGGTTCTCTGGAGGCGGCCCGGAGCCCGGGGTTCTGCTACAGTAG